One Onychostoma macrolepis isolate SWU-2019 chromosome 15, ASM1243209v1, whole genome shotgun sequence DNA segment encodes these proteins:
- the sytl2b gene encoding synaptotagmin-like protein 2 isoform X1: protein MIDLSHLTEEEQEMILTVLKRDSELKKAEEERIKQLQKAVPEEDKRKFMSGEWFYEAKSQRHQDRIHGSEVIMASMKQRKPSVVEYLTKSWGGRSRSISRKDSDGIMTSPKVTQTTESSEPLKERENGETLEVQQEKLNIGMRSPSKPRHNPFNSVPVELDFEETDIHFTSGPGLRKSLDRGSDSQVKHQEASHGEVNSEVFNTPHNKAPGQKPVPKKRTKINKPQSSVSDSTSSVSSQGVSTTAGSGIRSPPPRNIPKHSSNEPALKSQLRQPVVSLSYVRKNSSQEKDLEESRLSLGSTEESGSKTENKEQFSSPSPPKLPKSRLPVRASSQLINPPQGLQEKPKIKPRLSLNSITRADDGKKVEELVKQRRETNSCLPQTSSMELEGQNISGEINLPRENAMFTLTDNSEKPLDEITVPQSTMHKSGNVENHMSLNPKSETIGTEENMKKTAVDQQFPRSLNITDTFNKTDASTDCETDSSPLVFNIKRKTNNSKQEDTKMEVMTDEHIPTPTDEQGDSIAKVLEWFSRSSDSSDRLDVESNVQDMEDDTKIDDIDFEDDIDQRAKPRDNVYLIIPRQSEEVPSEVNTIFLEQTDWGKEQSVDEPSQNSPKEQRGYESASYKEPLIKKPSIDSALTTNNMPPEIPEVNISVGGKVSLNENKIKREEETKVKRENTDIKQTQNQPKEITGAEENQRPKIANLRSFWEKENIGPKILIGKSSTPAKNEHFIPSDISRKPTEGVEEQQRSEQSLEVTFSGHQKQERVGEDLDLEHVGSGNTTFKPQVPIFTDESKPPLIYANQNTDQIHASSPLENDVPHLKSSSPSLDSGPLLVGQNGDSRGTISINSSDADHTPPKELEAKSRTAPRTNQVPFVKQNSQQENMAERIKQLKSFWEKESRTSAAAQNRLTTTARLNQRFTKSEFDLRTIGTEYDDYDDDVEDSTSARGRLFPNFPVHPLRKDKPVMMDGMSTLQFKNLRDFWGGSPTKSGQRSPVLESGNQRSLSPHSQDERANFKDFGNESQNNKTSSTAKTRVFQSPSKKRIMSRQESGSKTDQSHMISGESTSHGVSHSLQQQKGSQASSEVTMVLKHQVVQESQPKHGRRNSKGSLNGKANAMRRAASMFSVNTAVEEQSQDLNPQSKKFQGPNLQQVKKAPETNITQSRKTQEASYTLPKTSPEISWRDRDKNTQRSSSRTSEDSDSQPLARSFIPRDYQHYLGITEDRSMYTPPPVAEQVDDFICTSFTSSPETHRSCKCSPVKTSTPVQGSPDLQTRRGSLGRHSTTQTDGNATKCNLNRENESAIQKALRRASSRPVYHKSMEDISTLPRQDQKQTNDYMQSNYDDSSTLVQTSFAISDPVHLKQLSKSVPSFLEKESDGGESDSESSSRSGVPQWNNRQFTDLSNYSGSTSLSSVSGSVVSVYNSDYSSVDVQGSIQFSLNYVHKLREFHIFVVQCQNLAAVDTKRNRSDPYVKSYLIPDPANLGKRKTAVKKKTLNPTYNEILRYRVRMEYLTSQVLNLSAWHNDTFGRNSFLGEIELDLSSWNFNDPEWKLLPLKPRNLFSQTTNSLQPSDLRGQMRLAIRFLPQISHSKNIPGSGEVHIWVKDCKNLPLIRSPTIDPYVKCFVLPDTSKKSRQKTRVLKRTVNPIFNHTMVYDGFRAEDLKEACVELTVWDRDRLANHLLGGLRLGMGTGKSYGVQVDWMDSTAEEVALWRRMMESPNEWVEGMLPLRMVTAAKNTWK from the exons ATGATAGACCTGAGCCACCTGACCGAGGAGGAGCAGGAGATGATCTTGACAGTTTTAAAGAGGGATTCCGAGTTGAAGAAAGCAGAGGAGGAACGAATCAA ACAGCTACAGAAAGCTGTCCCAGAGGAAGACAAACGCAAATTTATGTCAGGGGAATGGTTCTACGAAGCAAAGTCACAGAGACACCAGGACAGGATTCACGGCTCTGAAGTCATCATGGCATCGATGAAGCAAAGGAAACCCTCAGTTGTTG AGTATTTAACCAAGTCATGGGGCGGCAGATCCAGAAGCATCAGCCGAAAGGATAGTGATGGCATCATGACGTCGCCTAAAGTAACACAAACTACTGAGTCCTCAGAGCCGCTAAAGGAGAG gGAAAATGGTGAAACGTTAGAGGTCCAGCAAGAAAAACTAAACATAGGCATGAGATCGCCATCCAAG CCAAGGCACAACCCGTTTAACAGTGTTCCAGTAGAGCTTGATTTTGAGGAAACTGATATCCACTTTACATCAGGACCTGGACTCAGGAAATCATTAGACAGAGGCTCTGATTCACAAG TAAAACATCAGGAAGCAAGTCATGGTGAAGTTAATAGTGAGGTCTTTAACACCCCACACAACAAAGCTCCTGGTCAAAAGCCTGTGCCAAAGAAGAGGACCAAAATCAACAAACCACAGAGCTCTGTCTCAGACAGCACCAGCTCTGTGTCCAGCCAGGGTGTGTCTACTACAGCAGGCTCAGGTATCAGGTCTCCACCACCAAGAAATATCCCCAAACATAGCTCCAATGAGCCTGCTCTCAAGAGCCAACTGAGACAACCAGTAGTATCCCTGAGCTATGTTCGGAAAAACAGCAGTCAAGAAAAGGATCTTGAAGAATCTAGACTTTCTCTGGGTAGTACAGAAGAATCAGGTagcaaaactgaaaacaaagagCAGTTTAGCTCTCCTTCACCACCGAAGTTGCCAAAGTCACGCTTACCAGTTAGAGCTTCATCGCAACTGATAAACCCTCCACAAGGCTTACAAGAAAAGCCAAAAATAAAACCACGTCTAAGTCTGAACTCTATCACAAGAGCAGATGATGGCAAAAAAGTGGAAGAACTTGTAAAACAAAGAAGAGAAACAAATAGTTGCCTTCCTCAGACTTCAAGTATGGAATTAGAGGGCCAAAATATTTCTGGTGAAATTAACCTTCCTCGTGAGAATGCAATGTTCACGTTGACTGACAACTCTGAAAAGCCACTGGATGAGATCACTGTCCCTCAATCTACAATGCACAAATCTGGGAATGTGGAAAATCATATGAGTCTGAATCCGAAATCAGAAACGATAGGAACTGAAGAAAATATGAAGAAAACTGCTGTTG ATCAACAATTTCCCAGATCCCTCAACATAACAGATACATTCAACAAGACAGATGCCTCTACTGACTGTGAGACTGACAGCAGCCCCCTTGTCTTCAATATAAAACGAAAGACTAATAACTCAAAACAAGAAGATACCAAAATGGAAGTCATGACAGATGAACATATTCCCACACCTACCGATGAACAAGGAGATTCCATTGCCAAAGTTCTTGAGTGGTTTAGCAGAAGCTCAGACAGCAGTGATAGGCTTGATGTAGAGAGCAATGTCCAAGACATGGAGGACGACACCAAGATCGATGACATAGACTTTGAAGATGACATTGATCAGAGAGCCAAGCCAAGAGATAATGTGTACTTAATCATACCACGCCAAAGTGAAGAGGTTCCATCAGAAGTCAATACAATATTTCTAGAACAGACAGATTGGGGAAAGGAACAGAGTGTTGATGAGCCTTCCCAGAATTCTCCAAAAGAACAGAGAGGATATGAATCTGCTTCTTATAAAGaacctctcattaaaaaaccttcTATTGACTCTGCTCTTACTACAAACAATATGCCTCCAGAGATCCCAGAGGTGAATATTTCTGTAGGTGGGAAAGTTAGTCTAAATGAGAACAAAAtcaagagagaggaagagactAAAGTCAAACGTGAAAACACTGATATCAAGCAGACTCAAAATCAGCCAAAAGAAATAACAGGTGCTGAAGAGAATCAGCGACCAAAGATTGCCAATTTGAGATCATTCTGGGAGAAAGAAAACATTGGTCCAAAGATTTTGATCGGCAAATCTAGCACACCTGCTAAAAATGAACACTTCATCCCTAGTGATATTAGCAGAAAGCCAACTGAAGGTGTAGAGGAACAACAGAGAAGTGAGCAGAGCTTGGAAGTAACATTTTCAGGACATCAGAAACAAGAGAGAGTTGGAGAAGATTTAGACCTTGAGCATGTTGGAAGTGGTAACACCACCTTTAAACCTCAAGTACCCATTTTTACAGATGAATCAAAACCACCATTGATATATGCTAATCAGAACACTGACCAAATACATGCAAGCTCTCCCTTAGAGAACGATGTTccacatttaaaatcatctTCGCCATCACTTGACAGTGGACCCTTGCTAGTGGGTCAAAATGGTGATAGCAGAGGCACCATTAGCATCAACAGCAGTGATGCAGATCACACTCCTCCAAAAGAATTGGAGGCAAAATCAAGAACCGCACCAAGGACAAATCAAGTGCCTTTTGTTAAGCAGAATTCTCAGCAAGAGAACATGGCAGAGAGGATCAAGCAACTCAAGTCCTTCTGGGAGAAAGAATCTAGAACATCAGCAGCAGCTCAAAACAGATTGACTACTACTGCTCGACTGAACCAAAGATTTACAAAATCTGAGTTTGATCTCAGAACAATAGGTACTGAGTatgatgattatgatgatgatgttgaGGACAGTACTTCTGCCAGAGGTAGACTGTTTCCCAATTTCCCGGTGCATCCACTACGGAAGGATAAGCCAGTTATGATGGATGGTATGAGCACTTTACAGTTCAAGAACCTCCGTGACTTCTGGGGAGGATCACCTACAAAATCTGGGCAAAGGTCGCCAGTTCTTGAAAGTGGAAATCAGAGATCCTTAAGTCCACACAGCCAAGATGAAAGAGCCAATTTCAAAGACTTTGGAAATGAAAGCCAGAATAACAAAACATCCTCAACAGCCAAAACCAGAGTATTCCAGTCTCCCTCAAAGAAGAGGATTATGTCAAGACAAGAATCTGGATCAAAAACCGATCAGTCGCACATGATCTCAGGCGAATCAACCTCCCATGGAGTGTCTCATTCTCTTCAGCAACAGAAAGGCTCTCAGGCCTCTTCAGAAGTCACAATGGTACTTAAACATCAGGTTGTTCAAGAGTCACAACCTAAACACGGTAGAAGAAATAGCAAAGGCAGTCTAAACGGAAAAGCAAATGCCATGCGGCGTGCCGCTAGCATGTTTTCTGTGAACACTGCGGTTGAGGAGCAAAGCCAGGACTTAAATCCTCAGTCCAAGAAGTTCCAGGGCCCCAATCTGCAACAGGTTAAAAAGGCACCAGAAACTAACATCACACAGTCCAGGAAAACACAGGAAGCTAGCTATACCCTGCCAAAAACATCCCCAGAAATCTCttggagagacagagacaagaaCACTCAGAGAAGTTCGTCACGTACCTCAGAGGATTCTGACTCTCAACCTCTTGCTAGATCCTTCATTCCACGGGACTACCAGCATTACCTTGGCATCACAGAGGACAGAAGTATGTACACTCCACCTCCAGTTGCAGAGCAGGTTGACGATTTTATCTGCACTTCATTTACATCATCTCCAGAGACACACCGCAGCTGTAAATGTTCCCCTGTGAAAACCAGTACTCCAGTACAGGGTTCCCCCGACCTACAAACCAGGAGAGGGAGCCTGGGACGCCACTCAACCACACAAACTGATGGAAATGCCACTAAGTGTAATTTAAACC GTGAAAATGAAAGTGCCATTCAGAAAGCTTTGAGACGTGCTTCATCTAGACCAGTGTACCATAAAAGCATGGAAGACATCAGCACTCTTCCTA GACAagaccaaaaacaaacaaatgactaCATGCAGAGCAACTATGATG ACTCTAGCACACTTGTCCAAACTTCCTTTGCCATATCAGACCCAGTGCACCTGAAGCAACTCAGCAAATCAGTGCCCTCATTCCTGGAAAAAGAA AGTGATGGAGGGGAAAGTGACTCCGAGAGCAGTTCTCGCAGCGGTGTACCACAGTGGAATAACAGACAATTCACTGACCTCAGCAACTACTCTGGATCCACCTCCCTGTCATCT GTTAGCGGCAGTGTTGTGAGTGTGTACAATAGCGACTACAGCAGTGTTGACGTCCAAGGAAGCATCCAGTTTTCACTAAACTATGTGCACAAGTTGCGGGAGTTCCACATCTTTGTTGTTCAGTGCCAGAATCTGGCAGCAGTGGACACCAAGAGGAATCGATCTGACCC GTATGTTAAGAGTTACCTCATTCCTGATCCTGCCAATttgggaaaaagaaaaactgctgTGAAGAAGAAAACACTGAATCCTACATACAATGAGATTCTTAGG TACAGAGTTCGAATGGAGTACCTGACATCCCAGGTTCTCAACCTTTCAGCATGGCACAATGACACATTTGGTCGTAACAGTTTCCTGGGTGAGATTGAGCTTGACCTGTCCTCTTGGAATTTTAATGACCCAGAGTGGAAACTTTTACCTCTTAAACCAAGG AATCTGTTCTCTCAGACCACAAACAGCCTCCAGCCATCTGACTTGAGAGGACAGATGAGGCTGGCCATACGTTTCCTGCCTCAGATTTCGCATT CAAAGAACATTCCTGGCTCTGGTGAGGTGCATATCTGGGTCAAAGACTGCAAGAATCTCCCTCTTATCAGAAGTCCAACTATTGACCCATATGTAAAAtg CTTTGTACTCCCAGACACCAGCAAAAAGAGCCGTCAGAAGACTCGGGTGCTGAAGAGAACAGTCAACCCCATTTTTAACCACACTATGGTGTATGATGGCTTCAGGGCAGAGGACCTGAAAGAGGCTTGTGTGGAGCTTACTGTTTGGGACCGTGACCGACTAGCCAATCACCTGCTCGGAGGCCTGAGACTCGGCATGGGCACAG GCAAGAGTTACGGAGTACAGGTGGACTGGATGGACTCTACAGCAGAGGAAGTCGCTTTATGGAGGAGAATGATGGAATCTCCCAATGAATGGGTGGAGGGCATGTTACCACTGAGGATGGTAACAGCAGCCAAAAACACATGGAAATGA
- the sytl2b gene encoding synaptotagmin-like protein 2 isoform X4, producing the protein MSGEWFYEAKSQRHQDRIHGSEVIMASMKQRKPSVVEYLTKSWGGRSRSISRKDSDGIMTSPKVTQTTESSEPLKERENGETLEVQQEKLNIGMRSPSKPRHNPFNSVPVELDFEETDIHFTSGPGLRKSLDRGSDSQVKHQEASHGEVNSEVFNTPHNKAPGQKPVPKKRTKINKPQSSVSDSTSSVSSQGVSTTAGSGIRSPPPRNIPKHSSNEPALKSQLRQPVVSLSYVRKNSSQEKDLEESRLSLGSTEESGSKTENKEQFSSPSPPKLPKSRLPVRASSQLINPPQGLQEKPKIKPRLSLNSITRADDGKKVEELVKQRRETNSCLPQTSSMELEGQNISGEINLPRENAMFTLTDNSEKPLDEITVPQSTMHKSGNVENHMSLNPKSETIGTEENMKKTAVDQQFPRSLNITDTFNKTDASTDCETDSSPLVFNIKRKTNNSKQEDTKMEVMTDEHIPTPTDEQGDSIAKVLEWFSRSSDSSDRLDVESNVQDMEDDTKIDDIDFEDDIDQRAKPRDNVYLIIPRQSEEVPSEVNTIFLEQTDWGKEQSVDEPSQNSPKEQRGYESASYKEPLIKKPSIDSALTTNNMPPEIPEVNISVGGKVSLNENKIKREEETKVKRENTDIKQTQNQPKEITGAEENQRPKIANLRSFWEKENIGPKILIGKSSTPAKNEHFIPSDISRKPTEGVEEQQRSEQSLEVTFSGHQKQERVGEDLDLEHVGSGNTTFKPQVPIFTDESKPPLIYANQNTDQIHASSPLENDVPHLKSSSPSLDSGPLLVGQNGDSRGTISINSSDADHTPPKELEAKSRTAPRTNQVPFVKQNSQQENMAERIKQLKSFWEKESRTSAAAQNRLTTTARLNQRFTKSEFDLRTIGTEYDDYDDDVEDSTSARGRLFPNFPVHPLRKDKPVMMDGMSTLQFKNLRDFWGGSPTKSGQRSPVLESGNQRSLSPHSQDERANFKDFGNESQNNKTSSTAKTRVFQSPSKKRIMSRQESGSKTDQSHMISGESTSHGVSHSLQQQKGSQASSEVTMVLKHQVVQESQPKHGRRNSKGSLNGKANAMRRAASMFSVNTAVEEQSQDLNPQSKKFQGPNLQQVKKAPETNITQSRKTQEASYTLPKTSPEISWRDRDKNTQRSSSRTSEDSDSQPLARSFIPRDYQHYLGITEDRSMYTPPPVAEQVDDFICTSFTSSPETHRSCKCSPVKTSTPVQGSPDLQTRRGSLGRHSTTQTDGNATKCNLNRENESAIQKALRRASSRPVYHKSMEDISTLPRQDQKQTNDYMQSNYDDSSTLVQTSFAISDPVHLKQLSKSVPSFLEKESDGGESDSESSSRSGVPQWNNRQFTDLSNYSGSTSLSSVSGSVVSVYNSDYSSVDVQGSIQFSLNYVHKLREFHIFVVQCQNLAAVDTKRNRSDPYVKSYLIPDPANLGKRKTAVKKKTLNPTYNEILRYRVRMEYLTSQVLNLSAWHNDTFGRNSFLGEIELDLSSWNFNDPEWKLLPLKPRNLFSQTTNSLQPSDLRGQMRLAIRFLPQISHSKNIPGSGEVHIWVKDCKNLPLIRSPTIDPYVKCFVLPDTSKKSRQKTRVLKRTVNPIFNHTMVYDGFRAEDLKEACVELTVWDRDRLANHLLGGLRLGMGTGKSYGVQVDWMDSTAEEVALWRRMMESPNEWVEGMLPLRMVTAAKNTWK; encoded by the exons ATGTCAGGGGAATGGTTCTACGAAGCAAAGTCACAGAGACACCAGGACAGGATTCACGGCTCTGAAGTCATCATGGCATCGATGAAGCAAAGGAAACCCTCAGTTGTTG AGTATTTAACCAAGTCATGGGGCGGCAGATCCAGAAGCATCAGCCGAAAGGATAGTGATGGCATCATGACGTCGCCTAAAGTAACACAAACTACTGAGTCCTCAGAGCCGCTAAAGGAGAG gGAAAATGGTGAAACGTTAGAGGTCCAGCAAGAAAAACTAAACATAGGCATGAGATCGCCATCCAAG CCAAGGCACAACCCGTTTAACAGTGTTCCAGTAGAGCTTGATTTTGAGGAAACTGATATCCACTTTACATCAGGACCTGGACTCAGGAAATCATTAGACAGAGGCTCTGATTCACAAG TAAAACATCAGGAAGCAAGTCATGGTGAAGTTAATAGTGAGGTCTTTAACACCCCACACAACAAAGCTCCTGGTCAAAAGCCTGTGCCAAAGAAGAGGACCAAAATCAACAAACCACAGAGCTCTGTCTCAGACAGCACCAGCTCTGTGTCCAGCCAGGGTGTGTCTACTACAGCAGGCTCAGGTATCAGGTCTCCACCACCAAGAAATATCCCCAAACATAGCTCCAATGAGCCTGCTCTCAAGAGCCAACTGAGACAACCAGTAGTATCCCTGAGCTATGTTCGGAAAAACAGCAGTCAAGAAAAGGATCTTGAAGAATCTAGACTTTCTCTGGGTAGTACAGAAGAATCAGGTagcaaaactgaaaacaaagagCAGTTTAGCTCTCCTTCACCACCGAAGTTGCCAAAGTCACGCTTACCAGTTAGAGCTTCATCGCAACTGATAAACCCTCCACAAGGCTTACAAGAAAAGCCAAAAATAAAACCACGTCTAAGTCTGAACTCTATCACAAGAGCAGATGATGGCAAAAAAGTGGAAGAACTTGTAAAACAAAGAAGAGAAACAAATAGTTGCCTTCCTCAGACTTCAAGTATGGAATTAGAGGGCCAAAATATTTCTGGTGAAATTAACCTTCCTCGTGAGAATGCAATGTTCACGTTGACTGACAACTCTGAAAAGCCACTGGATGAGATCACTGTCCCTCAATCTACAATGCACAAATCTGGGAATGTGGAAAATCATATGAGTCTGAATCCGAAATCAGAAACGATAGGAACTGAAGAAAATATGAAGAAAACTGCTGTTG ATCAACAATTTCCCAGATCCCTCAACATAACAGATACATTCAACAAGACAGATGCCTCTACTGACTGTGAGACTGACAGCAGCCCCCTTGTCTTCAATATAAAACGAAAGACTAATAACTCAAAACAAGAAGATACCAAAATGGAAGTCATGACAGATGAACATATTCCCACACCTACCGATGAACAAGGAGATTCCATTGCCAAAGTTCTTGAGTGGTTTAGCAGAAGCTCAGACAGCAGTGATAGGCTTGATGTAGAGAGCAATGTCCAAGACATGGAGGACGACACCAAGATCGATGACATAGACTTTGAAGATGACATTGATCAGAGAGCCAAGCCAAGAGATAATGTGTACTTAATCATACCACGCCAAAGTGAAGAGGTTCCATCAGAAGTCAATACAATATTTCTAGAACAGACAGATTGGGGAAAGGAACAGAGTGTTGATGAGCCTTCCCAGAATTCTCCAAAAGAACAGAGAGGATATGAATCTGCTTCTTATAAAGaacctctcattaaaaaaccttcTATTGACTCTGCTCTTACTACAAACAATATGCCTCCAGAGATCCCAGAGGTGAATATTTCTGTAGGTGGGAAAGTTAGTCTAAATGAGAACAAAAtcaagagagaggaagagactAAAGTCAAACGTGAAAACACTGATATCAAGCAGACTCAAAATCAGCCAAAAGAAATAACAGGTGCTGAAGAGAATCAGCGACCAAAGATTGCCAATTTGAGATCATTCTGGGAGAAAGAAAACATTGGTCCAAAGATTTTGATCGGCAAATCTAGCACACCTGCTAAAAATGAACACTTCATCCCTAGTGATATTAGCAGAAAGCCAACTGAAGGTGTAGAGGAACAACAGAGAAGTGAGCAGAGCTTGGAAGTAACATTTTCAGGACATCAGAAACAAGAGAGAGTTGGAGAAGATTTAGACCTTGAGCATGTTGGAAGTGGTAACACCACCTTTAAACCTCAAGTACCCATTTTTACAGATGAATCAAAACCACCATTGATATATGCTAATCAGAACACTGACCAAATACATGCAAGCTCTCCCTTAGAGAACGATGTTccacatttaaaatcatctTCGCCATCACTTGACAGTGGACCCTTGCTAGTGGGTCAAAATGGTGATAGCAGAGGCACCATTAGCATCAACAGCAGTGATGCAGATCACACTCCTCCAAAAGAATTGGAGGCAAAATCAAGAACCGCACCAAGGACAAATCAAGTGCCTTTTGTTAAGCAGAATTCTCAGCAAGAGAACATGGCAGAGAGGATCAAGCAACTCAAGTCCTTCTGGGAGAAAGAATCTAGAACATCAGCAGCAGCTCAAAACAGATTGACTACTACTGCTCGACTGAACCAAAGATTTACAAAATCTGAGTTTGATCTCAGAACAATAGGTACTGAGTatgatgattatgatgatgatgttgaGGACAGTACTTCTGCCAGAGGTAGACTGTTTCCCAATTTCCCGGTGCATCCACTACGGAAGGATAAGCCAGTTATGATGGATGGTATGAGCACTTTACAGTTCAAGAACCTCCGTGACTTCTGGGGAGGATCACCTACAAAATCTGGGCAAAGGTCGCCAGTTCTTGAAAGTGGAAATCAGAGATCCTTAAGTCCACACAGCCAAGATGAAAGAGCCAATTTCAAAGACTTTGGAAATGAAAGCCAGAATAACAAAACATCCTCAACAGCCAAAACCAGAGTATTCCAGTCTCCCTCAAAGAAGAGGATTATGTCAAGACAAGAATCTGGATCAAAAACCGATCAGTCGCACATGATCTCAGGCGAATCAACCTCCCATGGAGTGTCTCATTCTCTTCAGCAACAGAAAGGCTCTCAGGCCTCTTCAGAAGTCACAATGGTACTTAAACATCAGGTTGTTCAAGAGTCACAACCTAAACACGGTAGAAGAAATAGCAAAGGCAGTCTAAACGGAAAAGCAAATGCCATGCGGCGTGCCGCTAGCATGTTTTCTGTGAACACTGCGGTTGAGGAGCAAAGCCAGGACTTAAATCCTCAGTCCAAGAAGTTCCAGGGCCCCAATCTGCAACAGGTTAAAAAGGCACCAGAAACTAACATCACACAGTCCAGGAAAACACAGGAAGCTAGCTATACCCTGCCAAAAACATCCCCAGAAATCTCttggagagacagagacaagaaCACTCAGAGAAGTTCGTCACGTACCTCAGAGGATTCTGACTCTCAACCTCTTGCTAGATCCTTCATTCCACGGGACTACCAGCATTACCTTGGCATCACAGAGGACAGAAGTATGTACACTCCACCTCCAGTTGCAGAGCAGGTTGACGATTTTATCTGCACTTCATTTACATCATCTCCAGAGACACACCGCAGCTGTAAATGTTCCCCTGTGAAAACCAGTACTCCAGTACAGGGTTCCCCCGACCTACAAACCAGGAGAGGGAGCCTGGGACGCCACTCAACCACACAAACTGATGGAAATGCCACTAAGTGTAATTTAAACC GTGAAAATGAAAGTGCCATTCAGAAAGCTTTGAGACGTGCTTCATCTAGACCAGTGTACCATAAAAGCATGGAAGACATCAGCACTCTTCCTA GACAagaccaaaaacaaacaaatgactaCATGCAGAGCAACTATGATG ACTCTAGCACACTTGTCCAAACTTCCTTTGCCATATCAGACCCAGTGCACCTGAAGCAACTCAGCAAATCAGTGCCCTCATTCCTGGAAAAAGAA AGTGATGGAGGGGAAAGTGACTCCGAGAGCAGTTCTCGCAGCGGTGTACCACAGTGGAATAACAGACAATTCACTGACCTCAGCAACTACTCTGGATCCACCTCCCTGTCATCT GTTAGCGGCAGTGTTGTGAGTGTGTACAATAGCGACTACAGCAGTGTTGACGTCCAAGGAAGCATCCAGTTTTCACTAAACTATGTGCACAAGTTGCGGGAGTTCCACATCTTTGTTGTTCAGTGCCAGAATCTGGCAGCAGTGGACACCAAGAGGAATCGATCTGACCC GTATGTTAAGAGTTACCTCATTCCTGATCCTGCCAATttgggaaaaagaaaaactgctgTGAAGAAGAAAACACTGAATCCTACATACAATGAGATTCTTAGG TACAGAGTTCGAATGGAGTACCTGACATCCCAGGTTCTCAACCTTTCAGCATGGCACAATGACACATTTGGTCGTAACAGTTTCCTGGGTGAGATTGAGCTTGACCTGTCCTCTTGGAATTTTAATGACCCAGAGTGGAAACTTTTACCTCTTAAACCAAGG AATCTGTTCTCTCAGACCACAAACAGCCTCCAGCCATCTGACTTGAGAGGACAGATGAGGCTGGCCATACGTTTCCTGCCTCAGATTTCGCATT CAAAGAACATTCCTGGCTCTGGTGAGGTGCATATCTGGGTCAAAGACTGCAAGAATCTCCCTCTTATCAGAAGTCCAACTATTGACCCATATGTAAAAtg CTTTGTACTCCCAGACACCAGCAAAAAGAGCCGTCAGAAGACTCGGGTGCTGAAGAGAACAGTCAACCCCATTTTTAACCACACTATGGTGTATGATGGCTTCAGGGCAGAGGACCTGAAAGAGGCTTGTGTGGAGCTTACTGTTTGGGACCGTGACCGACTAGCCAATCACCTGCTCGGAGGCCTGAGACTCGGCATGGGCACAG GCAAGAGTTACGGAGTACAGGTGGACTGGATGGACTCTACAGCAGAGGAAGTCGCTTTATGGAGGAGAATGATGGAATCTCCCAATGAATGGGTGGAGGGCATGTTACCACTGAGGATGGTAACAGCAGCCAAAAACACATGGAAATGA